One Phaseolus vulgaris cultivar G19833 chromosome 2, P. vulgaris v2.0, whole genome shotgun sequence DNA window includes the following coding sequences:
- the LOC137812587 gene encoding bidirectional sugar transporter N3-like translates to MANDAPYVFAVGILGNLVSFCCFLAPVPTFYRVCKKKTTESFQSLPYVAALFTSMLWIFYAYIKTGEILLITINAFGCFIETVYLIIYITYCPKKARYFTFKMIFLFNVGVIFLVVLLTHVLAKERTARIELLGWICVVLSTSVFAAPLSIIKVVIRTKSVEFMPITLSVLLTVSAIMWMAYGILLRDIYVTLPNFVGITFGTIQIVLYFIYRKHKPVKDQKLAEHKDNVTNEENANTAVRSVNQGANAVAFVDVEFGEKKEVKKVEEAEKKQDQVGNSRDRTEHNNNSNKTREASTQLQHREG, encoded by the exons ATGGCTAACGATGCCCCTTATGTTTTTGCTGTTGGAATTCTAG GTAACCTAGTCTCCTTCTGTTGCTTTCTAGCACCAGT ACCAACATTTTATCGAGTTTGTAAGAAGAAAACCACCGAAAGTTTCCAATCACTTCCTTACGTTGCTGCACTCTTCACTTCAATGCTTTGGATTTTTTATGCTTACATAAAGACAGGAGAAATACTTCTTATCACCATCAACGCATTTGGTTGTTTCATAGAGACAGTTTACCTTATCATCTATATAACTTATTGTCCCAAGAAAGCTAGG TATTTCACTTTCAAGATGATTTTCTTGTTCAACGTTGGAGTGATTTTCTTGGTTGTTCTTCTTACGCACGTCCTAGCAAAAGAACGAACAGCCCGTATTGAGCTTCTTGGATGGATTTGTGTAGTTCTTTCTACCAGTGTGTTTGCAGCACCTTTGAGCATCATT AAAGTGGTTATTCGCACCAAAAGTGTAGAGTTCATGCCTATTACTCTGTCAGTGCTTCTCACAGTGAGTGCAATTATGTGGATGGCATACGGTATTCTCCTGAGGGACATCTATGTTACA CTTCCGAACTTCGTGGGTATCACATTTGGAACAATTCAGATAGTGCTCTATTTTATATACAGAAAGCACAAGCCAGTTAAGGATCAAAAGCTGGCAGAACACAAAGACAATGTGACGAATGAAGAAAACGCCAACACAGCTGTGAGAAGTGTGAATCAGGGAGCAAACGCTGTTGCATTTGTTGACGTTGAGTTTGGAGAGAAGAAGGaagtgaagaaagttgaggaaGCAGAGAAAAAACAGGACCAAGTTGGTAATTCTCGTGACAGAACAGAACACAACAACAATAGCAACAAAACAAGGGAAGCTAGCACTCAACTACAACACAGGGAGGGTTGA